In Crinalium epipsammum PCC 9333, the following are encoded in one genomic region:
- a CDS encoding U32 family peptidase, giving the protein MNTAAPQAPEQTQPTLQRPELLAPAGNWECAKAAVENGADAIYFGLDRFNARMRAENFTEADLPELMEYLHRRGVKGYVTLNTLIFPQELREAEKYLRTIISAGVDAVIVQDIGICRLIRHLSPDFPIHASTQMTITSAVGVEFAKSLGCNLVVLARECSLNQIDRIQYQIARSDASLPLEVFVHGALCVAYSGQCLTSEALGGRSANRGECAQACRMTYELIADGNEVELGDRKYLLSPQDLAGLEVLPELVKTGVSSLKIEGRLKTAEYVANVTRVYRQALDRAIASLSPEAPADSSLPKVDETKPNQYQVTNEEHYNLEMAFSRGISTGWFKGINNQELVHARFGKKRGVYLGEVTRIRNEQITVQLQAPVKPGDGVVFDCGHPETKEEGGRIYAVEHRGEDAILSFGRGNLNLRRIHVGDKIWKTSDPELDKQLRQSFNGENPQFQRGIDIEVYGEVGQGLRAIARDELGHVVQVQSEMPLVEAHSKPLTTERLRSQFNRLGNTPFYLNYFTNHISGNVMLPVSELNRLRRNIVENLEKLRSQPKRWQLNSNASYKDLLPISSDSSISSSPHLIVLVRNLKQLQAALSEGIETVYCEFEDPRNYREAVQIVRHYNLNIKTQKNQDIKTTIYVAPPRITKPGENYILPQVRSCDADGYIVRNYDQLKFFSADKCIGDFSLNIANPLTADYFKKLELERITASYDLNINQLEDLVKNCPPQWFEVTIHQHMPMFHMEHCVFCAFLSNGTDYTNCGRPCDKHEVKLRDRVGTEHILQADAGCRNTVFNGTAQTGAEYVQRLIAIGVSDFRIEFVNETPNQVTQIIQRYRQLLQGEITGSQLWRDLKLQSQLGVTRGSLEKNSLS; this is encoded by the coding sequence ATGAATACTGCTGCACCCCAAGCCCCTGAACAAACTCAACCCACGCTACAACGCCCAGAATTGCTCGCACCAGCAGGTAATTGGGAATGTGCTAAAGCGGCTGTGGAAAATGGGGCAGATGCTATCTATTTCGGTTTGGATAGGTTTAATGCGCGGATGCGGGCGGAAAATTTTACTGAGGCTGACTTACCCGAATTGATGGAATATTTGCATCGTCGGGGTGTAAAAGGTTATGTCACGCTTAATACATTAATATTCCCTCAAGAATTAAGAGAGGCGGAAAAGTATCTACGTACTATTATCTCAGCAGGTGTAGATGCGGTAATTGTGCAAGATATTGGAATTTGTCGTTTAATTCGCCATTTATCGCCAGATTTCCCAATTCATGCTTCTACTCAGATGACTATTACCAGTGCTGTTGGAGTGGAGTTTGCTAAATCATTGGGTTGTAATTTGGTTGTTTTGGCGCGTGAATGTTCTCTGAATCAAATTGATAGAATTCAATATCAAATTGCTAGAAGTGATGCTTCTTTACCACTAGAAGTTTTTGTTCATGGCGCTTTGTGTGTGGCTTATTCTGGTCAGTGTTTAACAAGTGAGGCGTTGGGTGGACGTTCTGCGAATCGTGGCGAATGCGCTCAAGCTTGTAGAATGACTTATGAGTTAATTGCTGATGGGAATGAGGTAGAACTTGGGGATAGAAAATATTTATTAAGTCCTCAAGATTTGGCAGGTTTAGAAGTTTTACCAGAGTTGGTTAAAACTGGGGTTAGTAGCTTAAAAATTGAAGGTCGCCTAAAAACTGCTGAGTATGTGGCTAATGTTACTCGCGTTTATCGGCAAGCTTTAGATCGCGCGATCGCCAGTTTATCACCTGAAGCACCCGCAGATAGCAGCTTACCAAAGGTTGATGAAACCAAACCGAACCAATATCAGGTAACAAACGAAGAACACTACAACCTGGAAATGGCATTTTCACGGGGAATATCTACAGGTTGGTTTAAAGGTATTAATAATCAAGAATTAGTTCACGCCCGTTTTGGTAAAAAACGGGGTGTGTATTTGGGAGAAGTTACCCGTATTCGTAATGAACAAATTACTGTGCAATTGCAAGCACCTGTGAAACCGGGAGATGGAGTTGTATTTGACTGCGGACACCCAGAAACAAAAGAGGAAGGTGGCCGCATTTATGCAGTGGAACATCGGGGAGAAGACGCAATTCTCAGTTTTGGACGGGGAAATTTAAACCTACGGCGAATTCATGTAGGAGATAAGATTTGGAAAACTTCTGATCCAGAATTAGATAAGCAATTGCGTCAGAGTTTTAATGGGGAAAATCCCCAATTTCAGCGTGGTATTGATATAGAGGTTTATGGAGAAGTTGGTCAGGGGTTAAGGGCAATTGCACGCGATGAACTTGGTCATGTTGTCCAGGTACAATCAGAAATGCCGCTAGTCGAAGCGCACAGCAAACCACTCACTACAGAACGTTTGCGATCGCAATTTAATCGTCTCGGTAATACTCCTTTTTATTTAAATTATTTCACTAATCACATTAGCGGTAATGTCATGTTACCCGTTAGTGAGTTGAATCGTTTGCGCCGAAATATAGTAGAAAATTTAGAAAAGTTGCGCTCTCAACCGAAACGTTGGCAACTTAATTCCAATGCTTCCTATAAAGATTTACTCCCCATATCTTCAGATTCTTCTATTTCCTCATCTCCTCATTTAATTGTGTTAGTTCGTAATCTCAAACAATTACAAGCTGCACTATCAGAGGGAATTGAAACGGTTTATTGTGAATTTGAAGATCCTAGAAATTATCGCGAAGCTGTACAAATAGTACGCCATTATAATTTAAACATAAAAACGCAAAAAAATCAAGATATAAAGACAACTATTTATGTTGCGCCACCCCGAATTACAAAACCAGGGGAAAACTATATTTTGCCGCAAGTACGTTCTTGTGATGCAGATGGTTATATTGTGCGGAATTACGACCAACTAAAGTTTTTTAGTGCAGATAAATGTATTGGGGATTTCTCTCTTAATATTGCTAATCCTCTAACAGCCGATTACTTTAAAAAGTTGGAATTAGAAAGAATTACAGCATCTTATGACCTAAATATTAATCAATTAGAAGATTTAGTTAAAAATTGTCCGCCTCAATGGTTTGAAGTCACAATTCATCAACATATGCCGATGTTTCACATGGAGCATTGTGTATTTTGTGCTTTTCTTTCTAATGGCACAGATTACACTAACTGCGGACGACCTTGTGACAAGCATGAGGTTAAGTTGCGTGACAGAGTTGGTACAGAACACATTTTGCAAGCAGACGCAGGTTGCCGCAACACAGTATTTAATGGTACTGCTCAAACTGGTGCTGAGTATGTGCAACGTTTAATTGCAATAGGTGTGTCTGATTTCCGCATTGAATTTGTCAATGAAACTCCTAATCAAGTGACGCAGATAATTCAGCGATACCGTCAATTATTGCAAGGGGAAATTACAGGTTCACAGCTTTGGCGAGACTTAAAATTGCAAAGTCAACTTGGGGTAACACGGGGTTCTTTAGAAAAGAATTCTTTGAGTTAA
- a CDS encoding Uma2 family endonuclease, with product MQLTEKRYYTPEEYLQLEEVADYKSEYIDGEIIPMAGGTTNHNRIALNLSAALNFAFKQQDYEVFIGEVRLWIPKRRIYTYPDVMVVAGEPEYFNNRQDTILNPQVIIEVLSKSTKGYDQQDKFEAYRSIDNLQEYLLIDQTRINVEQYFKTGKKRWTFSEYDQEDEAISLNTVDFKISLLDLYNKVKFDTVDSEGDNSSI from the coding sequence ATGCAATTAACAGAAAAACGCTACTACACTCCAGAAGAATATTTGCAACTAGAAGAGGTTGCTGACTACAAGAGTGAGTATATTGATGGAGAAATAATACCTATGGCTGGTGGCACAACAAACCATAATCGAATTGCTCTCAATTTGAGTGCTGCGCTCAATTTTGCTTTTAAACAGCAAGATTACGAAGTTTTTATTGGAGAGGTGCGCCTGTGGATACCTAAAAGACGAATTTACACTTATCCCGATGTGATGGTTGTAGCGGGTGAACCTGAGTATTTTAATAATCGTCAAGATACAATTTTAAATCCACAAGTTATTATTGAGGTTTTGTCAAAATCTACCAAAGGTTACGATCAACAAGATAAATTTGAAGCTTATCGAAGCATTGATAATCTTCAAGAGTATTTATTAATAGATCAAACTAGAATTAATGTAGAGCAGTATTTTAAAACAGGTAAGAAGCGCTGGACGTTTTCTGAATACGATCAAGAAGATGAAGCAATTTCTTTAAATACAGTTGATTTTAAAATTTCATTGTTAGATTTATACAACAAGGTGAAGTTTGATACTGTTGATTCGGAAGGTGATAATAGCAGTATATAG